Proteins from a genomic interval of Papaver somniferum cultivar HN1 chromosome 4, ASM357369v1, whole genome shotgun sequence:
- the LOC113271843 gene encoding putative disease resistance protein RGA3 — MAQDILVSGASGALKKLVSVVASEISGAWGVKDELKKFQETLELIAAKTSDAEAMRRSEKNSKVKDFFSSSNQVAFRFKMAHKIKDVNKRFNQISSDMKKSGFESTSLYDDQTAEIRNNRLTASFFGEDLKVVGRENDKSEIIKLLNSSAVNSNQEEKVSVISLVGMGGLGKTTLAQSVYSSVENHFRKRLWVCVSDEFDIYKILIDIMESITNSKCPTFSNINVLVDQVKKELENELYLLVLDDVWTEDFMEWNKLKSYLDVRAAASKIIVTTRKQEVASVVQGVIPPYNLDVLSEADCWSIIKKKAFSPGGASETPNMINIGKQIAKSCGGLPLAATFLGGLRRSQNDEMHWLSIRDNTSLDTPENQSGGIIPILKLSYDNLPSHLKQCFSYCCLFPKDWVIDREILIQLWMAEGFLHPPNGGCQNSVENVGNHYFLDLLSNSFFQDVKKNVLGDIQTFKMHDLAQSVAGSHEVTVLNASEMQNDASKSRRLQLIMEDDVLKPVSNALTNAKTLRTVFYRSGWLSYWSPLRNRKSSSSSSLKVNVSNPKSSSDIKDKESLKRKTSHNKGDSDCEMGGGK, encoded by the exons ATGGCACAAGATATTCTTGTTAGTGGCGCGTCCGGAGCTTTGAAAAAGCTGGTTTCTGTTGTTGCAAGTGAGATTAGTGGTGCGTGGGGTGTCAAGGATGAGCTGAAAAAGTTTCAAGAAACATTAGAGTTGATCGCCGCTAAAACATCTGATGCGGAGG CTATGCGTCGATCTGAAAAGAACAGCAAGGTAAAAGATTTCTTTTCATCCTCCAACCAAGTTGCTTTTCGTTTTAAAATGgcacacaaaatcaaagatgttaACAAACGGTTCAACCAAATTTCAAGTGATATGAAAAAATCTGGATTTGAATCGACTAGCTTATACGATGACCAAACTGCTGAGATACGTAATAATCGCCTAACTGCTTCATTTTTCGGAGAAGATTTAAAAGTTGTAGGAAGAGAAAATGATAAGTCAGAGATAATAAAGCTATTGAACTCATCGGCTGTAAATTCTAATCAAGAAGAAAAAGTCTCTGTCATATCCCTAGTGGGAATGGGTGGGCTGGGAAAGACCACTTTGGCTCAATCTGTCTACAGTTCAGTAGAAAACCACTTTAGAAAAAGACTATGGGTTTGTGTCTCTGATGAGttcgatatttataaaatcttGATAGACATTATGGAGTCCATTACTAACTCTAAATGTCCTACATTCTCAAACATTAATGTTTTGGTAGATCAAGTTAAAAAAGAATTAGAAAATGAACTTTATTTGCTAGTACTTGATGATGTGTGGACCGAAGATTTCATGGAATGGAATAAACTCAAGAGTTACCTAGACGTCCGCGCTGCTGCCAGCAAAATTATTGTCACCACACGTAAACAAGAAGTTGCATCTGTGGTGCAGGGTGTAATTCCTCCGTACAATCTAGATGTATTATCGGAAGCTGATTGTTGGTCCATTATCAAGAAGAAAGCTTTTTCTCCTGGTGGAGCCTCTGAGACTCCAAATATGATAAACATAGGGAAGCAAATAGCTAAAAGCTGTGGAGGCTTGCCACTCGCGGCAACATTTCTCGGTGGTCTTAGGCGCTCGCAGAATGATGAAATGCATTGGTTATCTATCAGAGACAACACAAGCTTAGATACCCCAGAAAATCAAAGTGGTGGAATCATACCAATATTGAAATTGAGCTATGACAATTTGCCCTCCCATTTGAAACAGTGTTTCTCGTACTGTTGTTTATTTCCCAAAGATTGGGTAATTGACAgagaaatattgattcaactatggaTGGCTGAAGGATTCCTTCATCCACCAAATGGAGGATGTCAAAACTCAGTCGAAAATGTTGGGAATCATTATTTCCTAGATTTGTTGTCTAACTCTTTCTTCCAAGACGTGAAAAAAAATGTCTTAGGTGATATTCAAACTTTTAAAATGCATGATCTTGCACAAAGTGTCGCTGGCAGTCATGAAGTCACGGTTCTGAATGCAAGTGAAATGCAAAATGATGCATCAAAATCGCGTCGGCTACAATTAATcatggaggatgatgttttaaAACCAGTTTCAAATGCTTTGACCAATGCTAAAACACTGCGGACGGTTTTTTACCGGAGTGGGTGGCTTTCTTATTGGAGTCCACTTAGAAACAG GAAAAGTTCTTCTTCGAGCAGCCTCAAAGTGAAtgtttccaaccctaaatcttctTCAGATATCAAGGACAAAGAATCTCTCAAGAGGAAGACTTCGCACaacaaagga GATTCTGATTGTGAGATGGGTGGAGGAAAATGA
- the LOC113271844 gene encoding F-box/kelch-repeat protein At3g23880-like, protein MENLPLETTENILSRLPMVLKIQSREVCKTWRTLVPKPNIGLIYGALQGNPALPNPLFGHRRTKVEAQFYFSEQNTSKVNDHTGTVTKLKHIILPLSPYSKSFMVGSCHGLVCYASYSSSRAREKKIQVPRVLKPWPSKRKTKEKRKICICNPVTGEQIQWKDDAYAEDAIGIGYNRSNNEYKFVRILQDKTFHVNTLRNGTVWRNKPSKINANEICFKPRLDALPSVGVLASGALHWMDKSATVVAFDLKHETFKLLPPIPSAVWDGNVDLMVLRGNLCVLQVLPSKHFRIWQLENRKTVKYTQKHSRWFMKFSIAWEDWRWLERVALPKSDKYFLWYNAILSCYDPETKTLKKLEETLKT, encoded by the coding sequence ATGGAGAACTTACCTTTAGAAACCACTGAAAATATACTTTCTCGCTTGCCAATGGTCTTAAAAATACAATCTAGAGAAGTATGCAAAACATGGCGAACTTTGGTACCTAAACCCAATATTGGTTTAATCTACGGGGCTTTACAGGGAAACCCTGCTCTTCCAAACCCACTCTTCGGACACAGAAGAACCAAAGTTGAAGCACAATTCTACTTTTCAGAACAGAATACTAGTAAGGTTAATGACCACACGGGAACAGTTACAAAGTTAAAACACATAATCTTGCCATTATCACCTTACTCCAAAAGTTTCATGGTTGGTTCTTGTCACGGTTTAGTTTGTTATGCCAGTTACTCCAGTTCAAGAGCACgtgaaaaaaaaatccaagtcCCAAGAGTATTGAAACCCTGGCcttcaaaaagaaagacaaaagaaaaaagaaaaatctgtaTTTGCAATCCTGTCACTGGAGAGCAAATTCAATGGAAGGATGATGCTTACGCAGAAGACGCGATTGGAATTGGTTACAATCGTTCAAATAACGAGTACAAATTTGTTAGAATTCTGCAGGATAAAACCTTTCACGTGAATACCCTCCGGAATGGTACTGTGTGGAGAAACAAACCAAGTAAGATAAATGCAAATGAAATATGCTTTAAACCCCGATTGGATGCTTTACCATCAGTGGGTGTTTTAGCAAGTGGAGCTCTTCACTGGATGGATAAGTCTGCGACTGTAGTAGCTTTTGATTTGAAACATGAGACATTTAAATTGCTCCCACCAATACCTTCTGCAGTCTGGGACGGTAATGTGGATCTCATGGTATTGAGAGGGAATTTGTGTGTTCTACAAGTACTTCCCAGTAAACATTTCAGGATATGGCAGTTGGAGAATAGGAAGACTGTCAAATATACACAGAAACATTCCCGTTGGTTTATGAAGTTTAGTATAGCATGGGAAGACTGGAGGTGGTTAGAGCGAGTTGCGCTGCCAAAGAGCGACAAGTATTTCTTGTGGTACAATGCTATTCTCTCTTGTTATGACCCTGAAACTAAGACTTTGAAAAAGCTAGAGGAGACTTtgaaaacttaa
- the LOC113273448 gene encoding heavy metal-associated isoprenylated plant protein 12-like: protein MQKAVLKLDVHDNKTKQKALKSVSGLEGVNSVSIDMEAKKITVIGDVDPVMIVCKLRKICFADILSVGPNKEPEKKKDPCETNIADIICALSRANYDPCYASGYYVENNPNSCVIS from the exons ATGCAG AAAGCAGTGTTGAAATTAGATGTACATGACAACAAAACCAAACAAAAGGCCTTAAAATCTGTTTCCGGCCTTGAAG GAGTTAATTCAGTATCTATAGACATGGAAGCGAAGAAGATAACAGTAATCGGGGATGTTGATCCAGTAATGATAGTGTGCAAACTAAGAAAAATTTGTTTTGCAGACATATTGTCTGTTGGTCCTAACAAAGAACCTGAGAAGAAGAAGGATCCGTGCGAGACAAATATAGCAGACATCATTTGTGCTTTAAGCAGGGCAAACTACGATCCTTGTTACGCAAGTGGTTATTATGTTGAAAACAATCCTAATTCATGTGTTATTTCTTGA